Proteins from a genomic interval of Croceicoccus naphthovorans:
- a CDS encoding GGDEF domain-containing protein, protein MGLDAFDYVVLLSREHENWELDEILTTLMVLPMAISVVAVRRLKDALRELSIRVEAERTANDLALRDPLTQLPNRRAFSQLASEFAECGRERPFLLVLLDLNRFKAVNDLRGHVAGDQLLVGVAERLTRITNIEATVARLGGDEFVVLIPDVGNDAQEQRWLQRLSACFDKPFTLGDHQVSVGASMGARRVNEKCNDVEILLNQADAAMYRCKSRRANAFCVFQPGMEQASILNASVAEQLRLAA, encoded by the coding sequence GTGGGCCTCGATGCATTCGACTACGTAGTTCTTTTGTCGAGAGAACACGAAAATTGGGAATTGGATGAAATCCTCACGACACTGATGGTACTTCCCATGGCCATTAGCGTTGTTGCTGTACGGCGCCTCAAGGACGCTCTTCGAGAATTGAGTATCCGGGTTGAAGCTGAACGAACAGCCAACGATTTGGCTTTGCGTGATCCCCTGACACAGCTTCCGAACCGTCGAGCATTCTCTCAGCTAGCCTCGGAATTTGCGGAATGCGGAAGGGAACGCCCATTCCTGCTGGTTTTGCTAGACCTCAATCGCTTCAAGGCCGTCAATGACCTACGCGGACATGTAGCAGGCGACCAGCTTCTAGTCGGGGTGGCGGAAAGGTTGACGCGTATCACCAATATTGAAGCAACGGTTGCAAGATTGGGCGGAGATGAGTTTGTTGTGCTCATTCCCGATGTTGGCAATGACGCCCAAGAGCAGCGTTGGCTACAGCGATTGTCGGCGTGCTTTGACAAGCCGTTCACCCTTGGAGACCATCAAGTTTCGGTCGGTGCGAGTATGGGGGCACGTCGCGTCAACGAAAAATGTAACGACGTGGAGATTCTGCTCAATCAGGCCGATGCGGCAATGTACCGGTGCAAATCGCGACGCGCCAATGCCTTTTGTGTTTTTCAGCCTGGCATGGAACAGGCTTCGATCTTGAATGCATCCGTAGCCGAACAGCTACGCCTTGCCGCGTAA
- a CDS encoding anti-sigma factor family protein — translation MSVTREELAAFADGELDSVRHAEIERAVEADPALARAVANHRALRTRLSAHYAPILDDPVPERLEAMLQNESIIVDLQSRRKLRTDRLRHIPRWGWITAPALAACLILALLIPRGSAPDGYATQQIASALDDQLVATQPADATVRVLLSFRDSGGLYCRVYASTQQDGIACKDEQGWRLIEQVGRTPAQATDYRQAGNASAELMAKAQELAAGPALDASDEVGAMAENWRTTR, via the coding sequence ATGAGCGTGACGCGTGAAGAACTGGCAGCCTTTGCCGATGGCGAACTCGACTCTGTGCGGCACGCCGAAATCGAACGCGCTGTGGAAGCGGACCCGGCACTCGCACGGGCCGTTGCAAACCACCGCGCCTTGCGCACTCGGCTGTCGGCGCACTACGCGCCCATTCTGGACGATCCTGTGCCGGAGCGGCTCGAAGCGATGTTGCAGAACGAAAGCATAATTGTAGACCTTCAAAGTCGGCGAAAGCTCCGGACCGATCGGCTGCGGCATATTCCGCGCTGGGGTTGGATTACAGCCCCGGCGCTGGCGGCTTGCCTGATTCTTGCCCTTCTCATCCCTCGCGGCTCCGCCCCCGATGGTTATGCAACCCAGCAGATCGCATCGGCGCTCGACGATCAACTCGTCGCAACGCAACCGGCCGACGCGACCGTCCGGGTCCTGCTCAGTTTTCGTGACAGCGGCGGTCTCTACTGTCGGGTCTACGCCTCGACGCAACAGGATGGGATCGCGTGCAAGGATGAACAGGGATGGCGCTTGATCGAACAAGTCGGCCGAACTCCCGCCCAGGCGACTGACTACCGCCAGGCTGGAAATGCTAGCGCTGAACTGATGGCGAAAGCGCAGGAACTGGCCGCTGGACCGGCATTGGACGCATCTGATGAAGTGGGGGCGATGGCGGAGAATTGGAGAACGACACGATAG
- a CDS encoding S8 family serine peptidase yields the protein MRRISLLIVAALAVMALPAMAQLRLPPLGIPPLGDVTDTISDTLEDANADVARVSEDLLSIRDNRIAKLLRNHPEALERDSNGDLARRGELFLLDADPDALAVARKAGFVIRATEPIDGLDIELVRLSVPQSLSLAEAEDVLRDMLPDATISADNLHFPAGGSTASATSVMLASSATSIRTAVGMIDGAPGNQVRPSSIRGFAQGAPFPSNHGTAIAFLLAFAGVKDIRVADVYGTDPAGGNALAIAKALGWLTKDGAKVITISLVGPRNALLERAVDSAQRQGVIIVAAVGNDGPAAPPAYPASYAGVLAVTAVDGRNRALIEAGKASHLDYAAPGANLRVRNAKGERARVRGTSFAVPLVAARVAAHDGSRSQITVQLDREAVDLGRKGPDDTYGRGLLCSDCRP from the coding sequence ATGAGACGCATTTCCCTACTGATTGTGGCCGCGTTGGCGGTCATGGCGCTGCCCGCAATGGCCCAATTGCGACTGCCGCCACTCGGCATACCGCCGTTGGGCGATGTCACGGACACGATCAGCGATACGCTCGAGGATGCAAATGCAGATGTCGCGCGCGTCTCGGAAGATTTGCTCAGCATTCGCGACAACAGGATTGCGAAGCTGCTGCGTAATCATCCTGAAGCCTTAGAACGGGACAGCAATGGCGATCTGGCCAGACGCGGAGAGCTGTTCCTTCTCGATGCCGACCCCGATGCACTGGCCGTTGCCCGGAAGGCGGGGTTTGTCATCCGCGCAACAGAGCCGATTGATGGCTTGGATATCGAGCTGGTTCGACTGAGCGTTCCACAGTCCCTCTCTCTGGCAGAAGCCGAAGATGTCCTGCGCGACATGTTACCTGATGCTACCATCAGTGCCGACAATCTTCACTTCCCGGCGGGCGGTTCGACCGCATCGGCCACTTCCGTAATGCTGGCCTCGTCGGCAACGTCGATCCGCACTGCTGTCGGCATGATCGACGGTGCGCCCGGTAATCAAGTCAGGCCGTCGTCTATACGCGGCTTCGCCCAGGGGGCGCCCTTTCCAAGCAATCACGGCACCGCAATCGCCTTTCTGCTCGCATTCGCCGGCGTGAAAGACATTCGCGTCGCCGATGTTTACGGCACCGATCCGGCCGGCGGCAATGCGCTGGCAATCGCCAAGGCGCTCGGTTGGTTGACCAAGGATGGCGCGAAAGTAATCACCATCAGTCTGGTCGGCCCACGCAATGCATTATTGGAGCGGGCGGTTGACTCGGCCCAACGCCAGGGCGTGATTATTGTCGCTGCAGTAGGAAATGATGGCCCGGCTGCACCGCCGGCTTATCCCGCGTCCTATGCCGGCGTTCTGGCGGTAACCGCCGTCGACGGGCGCAATCGTGCTTTAATCGAGGCGGGCAAGGCAAGCCATCTCGATTACGCCGCACCGGGAGCCAATTTGCGTGTTCGCAACGCCAAGGGCGAGCGGGCCCGGGTGCGCGGCACATCGTTCGCCGTTCCGTTGGTCGCCGCCCGCGTCGCCGCACATGACGGCAGCCGATCGCAGATCACTGTGCAGCTTGACAGGGAAGCGGTCGACCTCGGCAGGAAGGGACCGGACGACACCTACGGTCGGGGCCTTTTGTGCAGCGATTGTCGCCCCTGA
- a CDS encoding RNA polymerase sigma factor — translation MKGGETLSNRFEDGVLALLPRLRRFAIGLSRNPSDGDDLCQMTIERALSRRESYEPGTRLDSWMYRIMRNLWIDERRAAQRRSQTFMSEDAGVSVGALGGQDAALELSDVDRAMASLPDEQREAVLLVMVEGYSYREAAEIVGCPVGTMNSRLVRGRDALLEKLGEAA, via the coding sequence ATGAAAGGCGGAGAAACCCTGAGCAATCGTTTCGAAGATGGCGTGCTGGCCTTGTTGCCCCGGTTGCGGCGTTTCGCGATCGGACTGTCACGCAATCCGAGCGATGGGGACGATCTCTGCCAGATGACCATCGAGCGCGCTCTGTCTCGTCGCGAAAGCTATGAGCCCGGCACGCGTCTCGACAGCTGGATGTACCGGATCATGCGGAACTTGTGGATCGACGAACGACGGGCGGCTCAGCGCCGATCTCAGACATTCATGTCCGAAGATGCGGGCGTCAGTGTCGGTGCTCTTGGCGGACAGGACGCCGCGCTTGAACTCAGCGATGTGGACCGCGCCATGGCAAGCCTGCCGGACGAGCAGCGCGAGGCCGTGTTGCTGGTGATGGTTGAAGGGTATTCCTATCGTGAAGCGGCCGAGATCGTCGGCTGCCCTGTCGGCACCATGAACTCCCGTCTGGTTCGGGGACGCGATGCCCTTTTGGAAAAACTGGGAGAAGCCGCATGA
- a CDS encoding IS3 family transposase (programmed frameshift) yields the protein MKPQPSLKKSPPKKAPAERVVKDIRRATRRHFSAEDKIRIVLDGLRGEDSIAELCRKEGIAQSLYYTWSKEFMEAGKRRLAGDTARAATTGEVQDLRREARALKECVADLTLENRLLKKKHDRGWGRRRMRYPASEKLEIIRIVEQSHLPAKRTLDQLGIARRTFYRWYDRYLEGGPEALADRPSAPGRVWNRIAPEVQDQIVEMALEQSELSPRELAVRFTDERQYFVSEATVYRLLKAHDLITSPAYVVIKAADQFHTKTTRVNEMWQTDFTYFKIIGWGWMYLSTVLDDFSRYIISWKLCTNMRAEDVTDTLDLALKASGCDSATVLHKPRLLSDNGPSYIAGELAEYIEARKMSHVRGAPMHPQTQGKIERWHQTLKNRILLENYFLPGDLEAQIEAFVEHYNHQRYHEALSNVTPADAYFGRAASILNQRERIKRHTIEHRRLQHRKLAA from the exons ATGAAGCCCCAACCCTCCTTGAAAAAATCGCCCCCCAAGAAGGCCCCTGCCGAGCGGGTGGTGAAGGACATTCGGCGAGCAACCCGTCGCCATTTCTCGGCTGAAGACAAGATCCGTATCGTGCTGGATGGCTTGCGCGGCGAGGACAGCATTGCCGAGCTGTGCCGCAAGGAAGGCATCGCCCAGAGCCTGTATTACACCTGGTCGAAGGAGTTCATGGAGGCAGGTAAGCGCCGGTTGGCCGGTGATACCGCCCGTGCCGCGACCACTGGCGAGGTGCAGGATCTGCGCCGCGAAGCCCGCGCCCTGAAGGAATGCGTGGCCGACCTGACGCTGGAAAACCGTTTGCTCA AAAAAAAGCATGATCGCGGATGGGGGCGACGACGAATGAGGTATCCCGCATCCGAAAAGCTGGAAATCATCCGTATCGTCGAGCAATCGCACCTGCCTGCCAAGCGGACGCTGGATCAGCTCGGCATCGCCCGCCGGACCTTCTACCGCTGGTATGACCGCTACCTTGAAGGCGGCCCGGAGGCGTTGGCGGATCGACCATCGGCTCCAGGCCGGGTGTGGAACCGGATCGCGCCCGAGGTGCAGGATCAGATCGTCGAGATGGCGCTGGAGCAGTCCGAGCTGTCACCGCGCGAACTGGCGGTGCGATTTACCGATGAACGCCAATACTTTGTATCGGAAGCTACGGTTTACCGCCTGCTGAAGGCCCATGACCTGATCACCAGTCCGGCCTATGTCGTGATCAAGGCCGCCGATCAGTTCCATACCAAGACCACGCGGGTGAATGAGATGTGGCAGACCGACTTCACCTACTTCAAGATCATCGGGTGGGGCTGGATGTATCTGTCGACGGTGCTCGACGACTTCTCGCGCTATATCATCTCCTGGAAGTTGTGCACCAACATGCGCGCCGAGGACGTCACCGACACGCTGGACCTCGCCCTCAAAGCCTCGGGCTGCGATAGTGCCACGGTGCTGCACAAGCCAAGGCTGCTCAGCGATAACGGTCCTAGCTATATCGCCGGGGAACTGGCGGAATACATCGAGGCCCGGAAGATGAGCCACGTGCGCGGTGCCCCGATGCACCCGCAGACCCAGGGCAAGATCGAGCGTTGGCATCAGACCCTGAAAAACCGCATCCTGCTGGAAAACTACTTCTTGCCCGGTGACCTCGAGGCCCAGATCGAGGCCTTCGTCGAGCACTACAACCACCAGCGTTATCACGAAGCGCTGTCCAACGTGACGCCCGCCGACGCCTACTTCGGCAGGGCGGCTTCCATCCTCAATCAGCGCGAAAGGATCAAGCGACACACCATCGAACATCGGCGCTTGCAACACCGCAAGCTCGCCGCCTAA